One segment of Manihot esculenta cultivar AM560-2 chromosome 4, M.esculenta_v8, whole genome shotgun sequence DNA contains the following:
- the LOC110614178 gene encoding ER lumen protein-retaining receptor erd-2.2, whose product MRPQQRPIHAVTSWVRRQPSKVKAFLGVVLGMAALVFLRFIVHDHDSLFIAAEAVHSIGIIVLIYKLTKERTCAGLSLKSQELTAMFLAVRLYCSFVMEYDIHTLLDLATLATTLWVIYMIRFKLKSSYMEDKDNFAIYYVVLPCAILALLIHPSTSHNLLNRISWAFCVYLEAVSVLPQLRVMQNTKIVEPFTAHYVFALGVARFLSCAHWVLQVLDTRGRLLVALGYGLWPSMVLISEIVQTFILADFCYYYVKSVFGGQLVLRLPSGVV is encoded by the exons ATGAGGCCGCAGCAAAGGCCGATTCACGCCGTCACTTCATGGGTACGGCGACAGCCGTCCAAGGTCAAGGCTTTTTTGGGCGTGGTGTTGGGGATGGCCGCTCTCGTTTTCCTCAGATTTATTGTACATGATCATGACAGTCTCTTTATCGCTGCTGAGGCTGTTCACTCAATCGGTATCATTGTACTTATATACAAGCTTACGAAGGAGAGGACTTGCGCTG GACTATCACTCAAGTCCCAGGAATTGACAGCTATGTTTTTAGCTGTCCGGCTGTATTGCAGCTTTGTGATGGAGTATGATATACATACCTTACTTGATTTGGCCACGTTGGCTACGACTTTGTGGGTCATTTATATGATCCGTTTCAAATTGAAGTCTAGTTATATGGAGGACAAAGACAACTTTGCTATATATTATGTG GTGCTACCCTGTGCTATTCTAGCACTTCTTATTCATCCATCAACATCTCATAATTTATTGAATAGGATTTCATGGGCATTCTGTGTGTACCTGGAAGCTGTCTCAGTATTACCTCAGTTGCGGGTCATGCAGAACACAAAG ATAGTTGAACCATTCACAGCACATTATGTATTTGCGTTGGGTGTTGCGAGGTTCTTGAGTTGTGCCCATTGGGTTCTCCAG GTTTTAGATACTCGTGGACGCTTGCTGGTAGCCTTGGGGTATGGATTATGGCCTTCTATGGTTCTTATCTCAGAAATTGTCCAGACTTTCATCTTAGCAGACTTTTGTTACTATTATGTCAAGAG TGTGTTTGGAGGACAGCTTGTTCTCCGCCTTCCCTCAGGAGTGGTGTGA
- the LOC110614177 gene encoding type III polyketide synthase B, translating to MGSEETVQSGSSKKANPGKATILALGKAFPHQLVMQEFLVDGYFKNTNCDNPDLKQKLARLCKTTTVKTRYVVMSEEILQKYPELAAEGLPTVKQRLDICNDAVTQMAIEASQICIKNWGRSMSDITHLVYVSSSEARLPGGDLYLARGLGLNPETQRIMLYFMGCSGGVAGLRVAKDIAENNPGSRVLLATSETTIIGFKPPSIDRPYDLVGVALFGDGAGAMIIGTDPVSYSERPLFELHTAIQNFLPETEKIIDGKLTEEGISFKLARELPHIIEDNVEGFCHKLMRNAGVAEKEYNKLFWAVHPGGPAILNRIEKRLDLLPEKLNASRRALMDYGNASSNTIVYVLEYMIEESFKIKEKNENCEWGLILAFGPGITFEGILARNLTV from the exons ATGGGGAGTGAAGAGACTGTACAATCAGGTTCTTCGAAGAAGGCCAATCCTGGCAAAGCTACAATTTTGGCTCTTGGCAAGGCATTTCCTCACCAACTTGTCATGCAGGAGTTTCTGGTTGATGGGTATTTCAAGAACACCAATTGTGATAATCCAGATCTCAAGCAGAAGCTAGCTAGACTCT GCAAGACAACAACCGTCAAAACAAGGTATGTGGTGATGTCGGAGGAAATACTACAGAAATACCCCGAACTCGCGGCCGAAGGCCTCCCTACTGTAAAGCAGCGATTGGATATCTGCAATGATGCTGTGACGCAGATGGCTATTGAAGCTTCACAAATTTGCATCAAGAACTGGGGCAGGTCAATGTCAGACATAACTCACTTAGTCTACGTTTCCTCAAGTGAAGCTAGGCTACCAGGTGGCGATCTTTATCTTGCAAGAGGCCTTGGTCTCAACCCCGAAACACAGCGTATCATGCTATACTTCATGGGTTGCTCTGGAGGCGTGGCCGGTCTCCGGGTCGCAAAGGACATTGCTGAGAACAACCCTGGGAGTAGAGTTTTGCTAGCTACTTCTGAAACTACCATAATTGGATTCAAACCACCAAGTATAGATAGACCATATGATCTAGTTGGGGTTGCACTCTTCGGTGATGGTGCCGGAGCCATGATAATCGGCACAGACCCAGTTTCATACAGTGAGCGTCCACTCTTCGAACTTCACACAGCAATCCAAAATTTCTTGCCTGAAACAGAAAAGATTATTGATGGCAAGCTCACAGAAGAAGGGATCAGCTTCAAGCTGGCAAGGGAGCTTCCCCATATAATTGAAGACAATGTTGAGGGATTCTGTCATAAGTTAATGAGAAATGCTGGAGTAGCAGAAAAGGAGTACAATAAGCTGTTTTGGGCAGTTCATCCAGGAGGACCTGCAATATTGAATAGGATCGAAAAGCGACTTGATTTGCTGCCGGAGAAACTAAATGCCAGTAGACGAGCTCTGATGGACTATGGTAATGCTAGCAGTAATACCATTGTCTATGTGCTGGAGTACATGATAGAAGAGAGCTTCAAGATCAAGGAGAAAAATGAGAATTGTGAATGGGGATTGATACTCGCTTTTGGACCTGGAATTACCTTTGAGGGAATTCTTGCCAGGAACCTCACCGTCTAA